TTCAACAGGCGTACCTTTACGCGCAACGGCGCAGAATAGGTCACATCCCGTTCCTTGGACTCTTCCACGTCATACTTCGCTTCACCAAGGCTGTAGTCAACAAACTCCAGCACCAGGTTTCCTGTAAAATCCGAAATCGGTGAAATGTCGTCAAACATCTCACGCAGACCCTCGCGCAAAAACCACTCATACGAGCGCTGTTGGATCTCAATCAGATTCGGAAGGTCCAGGACTTCTCGGATGCGCGAGTAGGAGCGGCGCTCACGCCACCCATACTTAACCATGTGTCCCTGCAAATGCGTCACCCCTCACGCTGGTTATAAGTACATATGTGATCAAACAAAAAAGAAATGAGGTTGCCGGAACCACATTTTCACATAAGTGTAATATTCACCTATATCCAAATGGATGGTATTTTATTCATCTCCGTCCATTCCAGATGATTTTGCATTTAAGTACTTTAGCACACCTAAAATACGATGTCAACTTTTGAAATGCAGAACTTTTAAAACCGCAACACTAAGGATGCCAATAACTTCTGCGCTCCCGCTATTGCGCCGGCACGCTTGTCAGACACCGGAACACATGGTACCCAGACTTGCGGTCCACCATCTCAACCTCGGGGAAGAGCGACACCAGAAACTTCTTTGCACTCTCTGCTCCGTGCTTCTTGTGGATGACCACCCACAGGGCACCTCCAGGGAACAATTTGCGAGAGGCATCTTCAAACATTTTGTAAATCGCTGACTTACCCGCCCGGATTGGGGGATTCAGCAAGATGGCCTCAGGTCGGCGACTGCCCAGGGCATTCAAGCCATCACTTTGAGCGACTTGCACGCGTTCACCAAGGGCCGCCGTATTTTGTTCAGCCAATTCGACCGCGCGTTCGTTGATGTCGAGCAACAACCAGCGGGTCTGTGGATAGATACGGGCTAGAACAGCACCTACAACACCATAGCCACATCCCAGGTCCACCACAAACGCTTCATCCGGCAGATGTACCGTCTCAATGAGTAGTCTCGTACCAAAGTCAAGACCCGTTTTCGAGAAAACACCTGCGTCCGACATCAGTTCCAGGTCAACGCCACGAACGTGACACCGAAAACGCCTAGGCTCACTCTTTGCAGTTGGACGCTCCGAATAGTAATGTTCGTTCATTTTGCCTCCTGGCGCTCCGAACAACCTGAAAAGCGAAGAGGCACGCAATCATCAGCGTGCCTCTCGCAGAACCAAAAATTACTTGATTTCGACAGAAGCACCGGCCTCTTCGAGCTTGCCCTTGATGGCCTCCGCGTCTTCCTTTGCAACCTTTTCCTTAATGGCTTTCGGTGCATTGTCGACGAGGTCTTTTGCTTCCTTCAGGCCAAGCCCCGTGATTTCACGAACAACTTTGATGACGCCAATCTTAGAAGCACCTGCGCTGGTCAGCACAACATCAAACTCGGTCTGTTCAGCAACTTCCTCGGCACCTGCTGCTGCTCCGCCCACCATTGCAACTGGAGCAGCGGCCGTTACACCAAACTCTTCTTCAATCGCCTTAACGAGTTCGTTTAGTTCAAGGACGGACATGCCCTTGATGCTTTCAATAATCCCAGTGATATTCTCGCCCACTGTAAATCCCTCCCGATAGATGATATCTAGTTCTTATCACGCAAAAGCAACCGCCATTACGATTGCCTCCGCTACGCTGTAACCACTGAAATTATTCTGCGGATTGTTGCTCCGCGATCTGTTTGACTGCATACGCGAAATTGCGCATTGGGGCCTGCAACACACTGAGCAGCATGGAAAGCAGTCCTTCGCGAGACGGCAACGTCGCAAGGCTCTCGATGTCCTTTGCACCAACGACCCGACCTTCAATGACTCCGCCCTTCAGTTCCAAAGCCTTGTGGGTCTTCGCAAAGGTAAACAACACCTTCGCCGGAACCACAACGTCTTCATAGCCAAATGCGATTGCGTTTGGGCCAGTCAACAATTCATCAACACCGTCCAGTTGTGCCTGCGCAGCAGCACGGCGCGTCATGGTGTTTTTGATAACCTCATACTCTACACCGGCTTCCCGCAACAACCGACGGAGTTCTGTCACCTCTGCAACAGTGAGGCCTCGGTAGTCGGTCACGATTGTCGACTTGCTCCGCGTCAGACGCCCCGCAAGTTCGTCAACAAGCTGTTGTTTTGCTGAGATATCGCCCATAATCTCTTACACCTCCCGCCATGATTGTTCAGGTGGATCCGCTCATGACATCAAAAGAGTCGCGCCTCCGCAGACACGGAGACGCGACATCATAATCCGTCGCGAACCTCGGCAGGCGGGTGTTCCCATTAACCCGAAGGGCCTGCTGTCTACGGTCCATCCTGTAATTACACAACGTACATACTAAACGACCCCGCACCAACAATCAAGCAGCAAATTTTGCCACCAATGATTATTCGGCTACGGCACCAATCCTTTGAACATTCACATGAAGTCCAGGTCCCATCGTCGAACTGACGGTTGCACTGCGGAAGTACTGACCTTTCGCCGATGCGGGTTTCGCTTTCCGAAGCGCATCAATCAGAGTACCAAGGTTGTCAGCCAACTGCTCCGGCGCAAATGAAACCTTGCCAATCGGAGCATGAACAATCCCAGCCTTGTCCAAACGGTACTCAATCTTACCGGATTTAATCTCAGAAACCGCACGAGCCACGTCGAAAGTCACCGTTCCCGTCTTCGGGTTTGGCATCATGCCTTTAGGACCGAGGATGCGACCGAGGCGGCCAACAGCGCCCATCATATCGGGCGTTGCGACGACCACGTCAAAATCCATCCATCCTTGTGACACGCGGGTAATATACTCGTCATCACCAACGAAATCTGCACCCGCAGCTTCCGCTTCTTTCGCTTTGTCACCCTTCGCGAATACCAACACGCGAGCAGTCTTGCCCGTGCCGTGTGGCAGCACCACCGCGCCGCGAATCTGCTGGTCTTGCTTTCTCGGGTCAACACCCAATCGCACTGCGACTTCAACGGTCTCATCGAACTTCGCAGAAGCGACCTGTTTCAACGTCCCCATGGCTTCCAACGGGTCGTAGTCCTTGGAGCGATCCACAATCTTCGCAGTTTCCGCCTGACGTTTCGTTAGCCGAGCCATCTCTTACACCTCCGTGTGGTGATACGGCTTAAAGCCTCCCACTCAGAACCAACCTGACAAGGCTAGTCCTCAATCGTAATACCCATACTGCGAGCTGTACCTTCAACCATCCTCATAGCTGCTTCCACTGATGCAGCATTGAGGTCAGCCATCTTGCTTTCTGCAATTTCACGCACTTTCGCGCGCTTAACCGCTGCAACCTTTTTCTTATTCGGCTCAGATGAACCCGACTCAATTCCTGCAGCTTTCTTCAACAAGACAGCCGCTGGCGGCGTCTTGAGATCAAACGTATAGGAACGGTCTTCGTACACGTACAGTACGACCGGGATGATTAAACCAACCTGATCCGCCGTCCGAGCATTAAACTCCTTACAAAAACCCATGATGTTACCAACCTGCGCCTGACCAAGAGCTGGTCCAACCGGGGGCGCTGGTGTTGCCTTGCCTGCAGCAATCTGCAGCTTGACGACCTTCACAATCTTTTTCGGCAACGAATCCACCTCCCTTGCCTGTAATGTGGTATTCGGGCAGACGCCCTCCCACGCAGCGCAACACCTCTCACATGCGAGCAGCGTGCGCAATCTATGTCGGCAACAGCAGGACGCCAAGGCGTCTGCAGAAGCCTCAGAAAACAGCTCCAAAAAGGAGTCCGTTATCTGCTACTGTTCTGCGTGCAAATAGTCCTTCAGGAAAGCAAACTTAAGACAGTTTCTCCACCTGGCTAAAATCCACTTCAAGCGGAGTCTCACGACCAAACATCGACACCAGCACTTTCAGTTTCTGCTGATCTGCGCTGATTTCCTCGACGTTCCCCACCATGTCAGCAAACGGCCCATCAATCACCCGAACCACTTCGCCAACAGAAAAGTCCACCTTCACTTGGATTTCATCGGCACCCATTTGACGCATAATCGAACGAACCTCCGCAGGCAGCAGAGGCACTGGCTTTGAGCCGCCTCCAGGCGAACCCACAAACCCAGTCACACCAGGGGTATTGCGGACGACATACCACGAGTCATCAGTCATAATCATCTCAACCAAGACGTAGCCCGGAAAGACTTTGCGCTGAACAACGCGCTTCTTTCCGTTCTTGACCTCGAGCTCGTCCTCCGTCGGCACAAGGACACGAAAAATCTTGTCCTCCATACCCATCGTTTGTACTCGGCTCTCCAAGTTCGTCTTCACCTTGTTCTCATACCCCGAGTACGTGTGAATCACGAACCACTGTTTTTCAAGCTTTTCCATGACTCCAGGCAGTCTGCCCCGCCCCCCCTAACCAAACAACGTTAGATGACATGAATCAACGACAATACTTTTGCAACACCGATGTCAAACGCCCACACCAAACCACCCATTACAAAACAAACCAAGAGCGCAACGGCGGTGTAGGTCGTGACCTCGCGACGATTCGGCCAGCGAACCCGTTTGAGCTCCCGAAAACTCTCCCGAAAGAACTGAACAATTCCCGTCCTTCGTTCAGGCCGCGCGACAGTGTCATTCGGTTTCGGCTTGGCCATAAAACCGCCCTCACTTCGTATCCAGTCTCGTTAACGAGTCTCCCTATGTGCCGTATGCGATTTGCAATACGGGCAAAACTTCTTGACCTCAATACGGTCTGGGTCGTTTTTCTTGTTCTTCATACTGGTATAGTTTCGTTGCTTGCAATCAGAGCAAGCCAATGTGACGACAACGCGCATGCCAGGGCACCTCCCCTTGAAAACACACAATCATAAATAAAGAGGGTCAAACAGCCCCCATAGACTAAAATAGGTTAGCACAGCAACAACCAAGTGTCAACACAAGCGACAACGACGCAAAATCAAGCGCTACCGGAAACAACTGGCAACCAATGCAACAATGGCATAACTAAGCAGACCTGCAAAGTCATTTCCATTATCGACGGTTCCACGGGCAGGTTATACATGGATATAAGGCGGCATTGACTCAAGCCCAGACGTTCCGGAACGTCAAGTATTTCTCAAGCTTACGTTTCACCCGCTGCAATGCATTGTCAATCGATTTTACATGGCGGTCAAGGTCGATGGCTATCTCCTGGTACGAGCGACCGTCCAGATACAGCATCAGCACTTGCCGTTCCAGGTCACTGAGCAACTCAGTCATCTTTAACTCGATGTCGTCGAACTCTTCTTGGTGAATCACTAGTTCCTCAGGGTCACTAACCCTAGCTGCGCAAATCACATCAAGCAAGGTTCGGTCGGAATCTTCATCATAAATGGGCTTGTCCAAAGAGACATAGGAGTTGAGAGGAATGTGCTTCTGGCGGGTTGCTGTTTTGATGGCAGTAATAATCTGTCGCGTAATACACAGCTCAGCAAAAGCCTTGAAGGACGTCAGCTTGTCCTCGCGAAAATCGCGAATGGACTTGTAGAGTCCAATCATGCCTTCCTGGATGATGTCCTCGCGGTCCGCTCCAATAAGAAAGTATGAACGGGCTTTGGCACGCACGAAATTCCGGTACTTATGAATTAAGTACTCTAACGCCTCGTCGTCACCATTTCGGACCGCGTCGACCAGGTCTTCGTCGGCCCAATCGTCCAAGGTACGGACTGGAGTGGCTTTCAGTTGCATATTCAAACTCACATCACCCCGAATCGACCGCCCAGAATGAGCACATTATACATTATGTAATCTATCGCGGTCAACGGGCTCCAATTACTGGCGACGCCAATTTTCGAGAATTTTCGCGATATCTTGCCCAATTCTGTCAGAAATCCGGGATCCGCCGCGTTCTTCTTGCTCCGCAACAGCGGTGCGGATATGTTTCTTTGCATCCCGCAGCCGCTCGATAAGTCCTGAAGCAGAAATGCGAAGTGCGCCCCCGCCAAAGATGACCTGTTGCTCGGCATAGTCAGACGTGGCTACTGCAATCTCCGGAGTCGTATCTCGCAGTTCGTAGACCAGTCGCTCGATACGATCATCCGCC
The Alicyclobacillus curvatus genome window above contains:
- the rpmG gene encoding 50S ribosomal protein L33, yielding MRVVVTLACSDCKQRNYTSMKNKKNDPDRIEVKKFCPYCKSHTAHRETR
- the sigH gene encoding RNA polymerase sporulation sigma factor SigH, with product MQLKATPVRTLDDWADEDLVDAVRNGDDEALEYLIHKYRNFVRAKARSYFLIGADREDIIQEGMIGLYKSIRDFREDKLTSFKAFAELCITRQIITAIKTATRQKHIPLNSYVSLDKPIYDEDSDRTLLDVICAARVSDPEELVIHQEEFDDIELKMTELLSDLERQVLMLYLDGRSYQEIAIDLDRHVKSIDNALQRVKRKLEKYLTFRNVWA
- a CDS encoding 50S ribosomal protein L10, which produces MGDISAKQQLVDELAGRLTRSKSTIVTDYRGLTVAEVTELRRLLREAGVEYEVIKNTMTRRAAAQAQLDGVDELLTGPNAIAFGYEDVVVPAKVLFTFAKTHKALELKGGVIEGRVVGAKDIESLATLPSREGLLSMLLSVLQAPMRNFAYAVKQIAEQQSAE
- the rplK gene encoding 50S ribosomal protein L11, with protein sequence MPKKIVKVVKLQIAAGKATPAPPVGPALGQAQVGNIMGFCKEFNARTADQVGLIIPVVLYVYEDRSYTFDLKTPPAAVLLKKAAGIESGSSEPNKKKVAAVKRAKVREIAESKMADLNAASVEAAMRMVEGTARSMGITIED
- the nusG gene encoding transcription termination/antitermination protein NusG; this encodes MEKLEKQWFVIHTYSGYENKVKTNLESRVQTMGMEDKIFRVLVPTEDELEVKNGKKRVVQRKVFPGYVLVEMIMTDDSWYVVRNTPGVTGFVGSPGGGSKPVPLLPAEVRSIMRQMGADEIQVKVDFSVGEVVRVIDGPFADMVGNVEEISADQQKLKVLVSMFGRETPLEVDFSQVEKLS
- the secE gene encoding preprotein translocase subunit SecE; this encodes MAKPKPNDTVARPERRTGIVQFFRESFRELKRVRWPNRREVTTYTAVALLVCFVMGGLVWAFDIGVAKVLSLIHVI
- the rplL gene encoding 50S ribosomal protein L7/L12 gives rise to the protein MSVLELNELVKAIEEEFGVTAAAPVAMVGGAAAGAEEVAEQTEFDVVLTSAGASKIGVIKVVREITGLGLKEAKDLVDNAPKAIKEKVAKEDAEAIKGKLEEAGASVEIK
- a CDS encoding class I SAM-dependent methyltransferase; this translates as MNEHYYSERPTAKSEPRRFRCHVRGVDLELMSDAGVFSKTGLDFGTRLLIETVHLPDEAFVVDLGCGYGVVGAVLARIYPQTRWLLLDINERAVELAEQNTAALGERVQVAQSDGLNALGSRRPEAILLNPPIRAGKSAIYKMFEDASRKLFPGGALWVVIHKKHGAESAKKFLVSLFPEVEMVDRKSGYHVFRCLTSVPAQ
- the rplA gene encoding 50S ribosomal protein L1, with protein sequence MARLTKRQAETAKIVDRSKDYDPLEAMGTLKQVASAKFDETVEVAVRLGVDPRKQDQQIRGAVVLPHGTGKTARVLVFAKGDKAKEAEAAGADFVGDDEYITRVSQGWMDFDVVVATPDMMGAVGRLGRILGPKGMMPNPKTGTVTFDVARAVSEIKSGKIEYRLDKAGIVHAPIGKVSFAPEQLADNLGTLIDALRKAKPASAKGQYFRSATVSSTMGPGLHVNVQRIGAVAE